One Anolis carolinensis isolate JA03-04 chromosome 4, rAnoCar3.1.pri, whole genome shotgun sequence DNA window includes the following coding sequences:
- the LOC100551564 gene encoding armadillo repeat-containing protein 12 isoform X1, translated as MMRYYELLTRKNVVMATTGATAIYLVSKTLLAMFRSPPYNPELFKLAGVPVEYYPMSSALVNVPGELRKLLEALSPNLDDDSKRTTLHNITQYIYLKESEANICTNDDIKLVASFLDDDNKVIKTEALNALKAFTIIWRFKIKIQEYVPKVAELVTNTWDTNLQVAGLRLLNGLHIPDNTHPLMRRLLSNFMDILLMANTLAKVQVLKFLSTLAQEEDLLYDIMNSQAPPEFLSLFQPSLPGNLLCELLIFVERLSAGRLSPQYQSVQWQYNDNSLHEVIFGDNSRLSDRLLALIIHPEEEVQTEACKVILSLRLNKEESRVLSGPPFGANISVGPLESTGISQANTSSLSNHPLNSRASHPSDTVGNDGTHDESDLSFYPLQTLDDTGHSFHPMDSGRIVEDNSRSNLHPVDCLDNDSSSI; from the exons ATGATGAGATACTATGAGCTGCTAACTAGAAAAAATGTGGTCATGGCAACTACAGGAGCTACAGCTATCTATCTGGTATCTAAGACTCTTCTTGCAATGTTCAGAAGCCCACCCTACAATCCAGAGCTATTCAAGTTAGCCG GAGTTCCTGTTGAGTACTACCCAATGTCATCTGCACTAGTGAATGTTCCCGGGGAGCTCAGGAAACTCCTGGAGGCCCTCAGCCCAAATCTTGATGATGATTCTAAGAGGACAACACTTCATAACATCACTCAGTACATCTATCTGAAAGAATCAGAG GCCAATATCTGTACCAACGATGATATAAAACTGGTAGCATCATTCCTGGATGATGACAATAAAGTCATCAAAACAGAGGCACTGAATGCCCTCAAAGCTTTCACTATAATTTGGAGGTTTAAAATCAAAATCCAG GAATATGTCCCCAAAGTTGCTGAGTTGGTAACAAATACTTGGGACACCAATCTGCAAGTAGCAGGGTTGAGGCTACTGAATGGACTGCATATACCAGACAACACTCACCCATTGATGAGAAGACTGCTATCAAATTTCATGGATATTCTGCTTATGGCAAACACTTTGGCCAAG GTGCAAGTTCTCAAGTTTCTTAGCACATTAGCCCAGGAAGAAGACCTTTTGTACGACATCATGAATAGTCAG GCACCCCCTGAATTCCTGAGCCTTTTCCAGCCTTCTTTACCTGGGAACCTACTTTGCGAGTTGTTAATATTTGTGGAGCGGCTTAGTGCTGGGCGCCTGTCCCCGCAGTACCAGTCAGTACAGTGGCAGTACAATGACAACTCTCTCCATGAAGTCATCTTTGGGGACAACTCTCGCCTCTCTGACCGGTTACTGGCTCTCATAATTCATCCGGAGGAAGAGGTACAGACTGAAGCCTGCAAAGTCATCCTCAGCCTCCGACTCAACAAGGAAGAGAGCCGGGTTCTCAGTGGACCTCCCTTTGGGGCCAACATCAGTGTTGGCCCCTTGGAATCgacaggaattagccaggccaaCACCTCCAGCCTCAGCAACCACCCACTTAATTCCAGAGCTTCCCACCCCTCTGATACTGTGGGGAATGATGGCACCCACGATGAGAGTGACCTCAGCTTTTACCCCCTTCAAACCTTGGATGACACTGGCCACAGTTTCCACCCCATGGACAGCGGACGGATCGTTGAGGACAACTCCAGGAGCAACCTTCACCCAGTTGATTGTTTGGACAATGACAGTAGCAGCATTTAA
- the LOC100551564 gene encoding armadillo repeat-containing protein 12 isoform X2, with amino-acid sequence MSSALVNVPGELRKLLEALSPNLDDDSKRTTLHNITQYIYLKESEANICTNDDIKLVASFLDDDNKVIKTEALNALKAFTIIWRFKIKIQEYVPKVAELVTNTWDTNLQVAGLRLLNGLHIPDNTHPLMRRLLSNFMDILLMANTLAKVQVLKFLSTLAQEEDLLYDIMNSQAPPEFLSLFQPSLPGNLLCELLIFVERLSAGRLSPQYQSVQWQYNDNSLHEVIFGDNSRLSDRLLALIIHPEEEVQTEACKVILSLRLNKEESRVLSGPPFGANISVGPLESTGISQANTSSLSNHPLNSRASHPSDTVGNDGTHDESDLSFYPLQTLDDTGHSFHPMDSGRIVEDNSRSNLHPVDCLDNDSSSI; translated from the exons ATGTCATCTGCACTAGTGAATGTTCCCGGGGAGCTCAGGAAACTCCTGGAGGCCCTCAGCCCAAATCTTGATGATGATTCTAAGAGGACAACACTTCATAACATCACTCAGTACATCTATCTGAAAGAATCAGAG GCCAATATCTGTACCAACGATGATATAAAACTGGTAGCATCATTCCTGGATGATGACAATAAAGTCATCAAAACAGAGGCACTGAATGCCCTCAAAGCTTTCACTATAATTTGGAGGTTTAAAATCAAAATCCAG GAATATGTCCCCAAAGTTGCTGAGTTGGTAACAAATACTTGGGACACCAATCTGCAAGTAGCAGGGTTGAGGCTACTGAATGGACTGCATATACCAGACAACACTCACCCATTGATGAGAAGACTGCTATCAAATTTCATGGATATTCTGCTTATGGCAAACACTTTGGCCAAG GTGCAAGTTCTCAAGTTTCTTAGCACATTAGCCCAGGAAGAAGACCTTTTGTACGACATCATGAATAGTCAG GCACCCCCTGAATTCCTGAGCCTTTTCCAGCCTTCTTTACCTGGGAACCTACTTTGCGAGTTGTTAATATTTGTGGAGCGGCTTAGTGCTGGGCGCCTGTCCCCGCAGTACCAGTCAGTACAGTGGCAGTACAATGACAACTCTCTCCATGAAGTCATCTTTGGGGACAACTCTCGCCTCTCTGACCGGTTACTGGCTCTCATAATTCATCCGGAGGAAGAGGTACAGACTGAAGCCTGCAAAGTCATCCTCAGCCTCCGACTCAACAAGGAAGAGAGCCGGGTTCTCAGTGGACCTCCCTTTGGGGCCAACATCAGTGTTGGCCCCTTGGAATCgacaggaattagccaggccaaCACCTCCAGCCTCAGCAACCACCCACTTAATTCCAGAGCTTCCCACCCCTCTGATACTGTGGGGAATGATGGCACCCACGATGAGAGTGACCTCAGCTTTTACCCCCTTCAAACCTTGGATGACACTGGCCACAGTTTCCACCCCATGGACAGCGGACGGATCGTTGAGGACAACTCCAGGAGCAACCTTCACCCAGTTGATTGTTTGGACAATGACAGTAGCAGCATTTAA